In the genome of Burkholderia sp. PAMC 26561, the window TGTCGGGGTTGCAATTGTCGTCGCCGGATATCGAAAAGCGCCGTGCAGCAATAGATGAATTGCTGAAGAACGCCGATCCGTCGATCAAACCGCTCGTCGATAAAGCCCGCGCGCAAGAGACCGATCCCGCGCTGAAAAAGCGCCTCGATACGCTCTGGGCCACGACCGCCCTCCACGATACCGACGCCAACAAACGCCTCGAAGCCGTGCAACTGGTCGCGGCGCGCCACGACCTGGACATGAACGAATTGCTGCGCCCGATCGTGGTGAAGAACGCCGACGGCACCTTCGCCGAACCCGATGCGCGCGTGCGTGCAGCGGCGCAGGCGGGCATTGAGGAACTCGATTCCATTCAACGACGCGGACAGGTCGTCGGCACGATCTTCGCGGGTTTATCGCTGGGAAGCGTGTTGTTGCTGGCCGCGCTGGGTCTCGCGATCACGTATGGATTGATCGGCGTGATCAACATGGCGCACGGCGAGTTCCTGATGATCGGCGCGTACGCCACGTATGTGGTTCAGAATCTCGTGCAGCATTACGCGCCCGCTGCGTTCAACTGGTATCCGCTGTTTGCCGTGCCGGTTTCGTTTGCCGCGGCCGCGGTCGTGGGTATCGTGCTGGAACGGGTGGTGTTGAAACATCTCTACGGACGTCCGCTCGAAACGCTGCTGACCACGTTCGGCATCAGCCTGATCCTGATTCAGGCAACGCGCACGATCTTCGGCGCGCAGAACGTGCAGGTGACGAACCCGTCGTGGATGAGCGGCGGCGTGTCCGTCATGCAGAACCTGATCCTGCCTTATAACCGCATCACCATCCTCGGCTTCTCGCTGGTCGTCGTGCTACTTGCCTGGGTCGTGCTGACCAAGACGCGCCTCGGCCTCTTCGTGCGCGCCGTCACGCAGAACCGGCGCATGGCAGCGTGTGTCGGCGTGAAGACGGCACGTGTCGATTCGTATGCGTTCGCGTTCGGCGCGGGCATTGCCGGATTGGGTGGATGCGCGCTGTCGCAAATCGGCAATATCGGACCGGACCTGGGGCAGAGCTACATCATCGATTCATTCATGACGGTCGTGCTCGGCGGCGTCGGACAACTGGCGGGTACGGTTATCGGCGGCTTCGGGCTCGGGCTTGTCAGCAAGACGATCGAGCCGTTCTGGGGCGCGGTGCTCGCGAAGATTGCGGTGCTCGTGCTGATCGTGTTGTTCATCCAGAAGCGTCCTCAGGGCATGTTTGCACTGAAGGGCCGAAGCGCCGAGGTTTGAGATGAATACACCCAACGTCTCCGCGAATCTCGATGTCGCGCCACAACCCGACGATCAGGCGAAGCGCGAAGGCTTCGCCTTGGGCCTGCCGCCGCGCGCCGCCCTCTTGCCGCGCAGCGGCTGGGTTGCGCTGATCGCATTCATCATTGCAATGGGCATCTGCGTGCCCATCGCCGCGTTGGTACTTCCCGAGTCGAGCGCGTTCCACCTCAGCGCTTATTCGATGACGCTCGTCGGCAAGCTCATGTGCTACGCGATCGGCGCGCTGGCGCTCGATCTCGTGTGGGGTTATTGCGGCATCCTGAGTCTCGGGCACGCGCTCTTCTTCGCGCTCGGCGGCTACGCCATGGGCATGTACCTGATGCGCTCCATCGGACGGGAAGGGAATTATCAGAGCGACCTGCCCGACTTCATGGTGTTCCTCGACTGGCACAAGTTGCCTTGGTACTGGCAAGGCACCGAGCACCTCTGGTACGCGTTGTTGCTCGTGATCGTGGTGCCGGGCGTGCTGGCGTGGGTGTTCGGATTCTTCACCTTCCGCTCGCGCGTAAAAGGCGTGTATCTCTCGATCATCACGCAAGCCATGACCTTCGCCGCGATGCTGCTGTTCTATCGCAACGAAACAGGATTCGGCGGCAACAACGGCTTTACCGACTTCAAGCGCATTGCGGGGTTTCCGATCACCGCGGCAAGCACGCGGACCGTGCTGTTCCTGATGACGCTCGGCGTGCTGATCCTGGCGTTTATCGCG includes:
- the urtB gene encoding urea ABC transporter permease subunit UrtB, whose protein sequence is MTDSILRFARRGLCAILIACMPLAAFAALSADDLAPLAADDFDAKSAAIDKLIANADAPSVAVLNALADSSLVATDAGRVLIQTDDGNKDPLTNKTVEAPDAQPVTLNNLLRSKVAGALSGLQLSSPDIEKRRAAIDELLKNADPSIKPLVDKARAQETDPALKKRLDTLWATTALHDTDANKRLEAVQLVAARHDLDMNELLRPIVVKNADGTFAEPDARVRAAAQAGIEELDSIQRRGQVVGTIFAGLSLGSVLLLAALGLAITYGLIGVINMAHGEFLMIGAYATYVVQNLVQHYAPAAFNWYPLFAVPVSFAAAAVVGIVLERVVLKHLYGRPLETLLTTFGISLILIQATRTIFGAQNVQVTNPSWMSGGVSVMQNLILPYNRITILGFSLVVVLLAWVVLTKTRLGLFVRAVTQNRRMAACVGVKTARVDSYAFAFGAGIAGLGGCALSQIGNIGPDLGQSYIIDSFMTVVLGGVGQLAGTVIGGFGLGLVSKTIEPFWGAVLAKIAVLVLIVLFIQKRPQGMFALKGRSAEV
- the urtC gene encoding urea ABC transporter permease subunit UrtC encodes the protein MNTPNVSANLDVAPQPDDQAKREGFALGLPPRAALLPRSGWVALIAFIIAMGICVPIAALVLPESSAFHLSAYSMTLVGKLMCYAIGALALDLVWGYCGILSLGHALFFALGGYAMGMYLMRSIGREGNYQSDLPDFMVFLDWHKLPWYWQGTEHLWYALLLVIVVPGVLAWVFGFFTFRSRVKGVYLSIITQAMTFAAMLLFYRNETGFGGNNGFTDFKRIAGFPITAASTRTVLFLMTLGVLILAFIAARAIVTSKLGRVVTGVRDGEARLMFLGYSPLAYKLFIWTVSAVLCGIAGALYVPQVGIINPNEMSPGNSIEMAIWVAVGGRGTLIGPIIGAFAVNGAKSFFTANFPEYWLFFLGLIFTLVPLLLPSGIMGLIDMAMRKKKAGGHSH